One part of the Vicia villosa cultivar HV-30 ecotype Madison, WI linkage group LG6, Vvil1.0, whole genome shotgun sequence genome encodes these proteins:
- the LOC131609098 gene encoding uncharacterized protein LOC131609098: MDYGRKRARKYTFKIPQVEELGKLGKLVVNPQAFKEKYGKLLPLLNTNMVDGILPTLVQFYDPTYHCFTFPDYQLMPTLEEYSRLIGIPVYAQDPYSGLEKNPDDIIIAATTPLNVVDIRTHMVSRGGIQGLPSKFLFDQARYFASIQDMSAFEEVLALLIYGLFLFPNINDFVDINAIKIFLIGNPVPTLLADAYHSVHSRNLQRGGLITCCVPLLYEWFVSHLPKSSTFWNMRDGLYWSQKIMSLTHTDIDWCSPDNDETKIIFSCGSFPNVPLIGTKGGISYNPALARRQYGYPMKNIPSNIQLEGLFFKNIDDHGNMLKEEIVQAWRLVHSKGRRLLGKHLCISLDPYLQWVRVRAFKLWMPYQHQEPIPLREPIYLFSTDVEKLQAALNKVCQERNAWRNKYRIVNTENVEIQNILRRKDELLEVLDRQVTQSSLSHHIPPASWIIDQLTSENAQLKKQKKMLEREVGSSSKF, translated from the coding sequence atggattacggaagaaagagagctaggaaatacaccttcaagattccccaggtcgaggaactgggaaagctcggaaaactggtggtcaacccccaggctttcaaggagaagtatggaaaacttctgcctttgctcaataccaacatggtggatgggatccttcccaccttggtacagttttacgatccaacgtatcactgtttcacctttccagattatcagctcatgcctacgttagaggagtactctcgtctgattggaatacccgtgtacgcgcaagatccgtactccggtttggaaaagaatcctgacgacattatcattgctgcaactactcctttgaacgtagtcgacatcagaactcatatggtgagtagaggaggaattcaaggattgccctccaaattcctgtttgatcaagctcggtacttcgccagcatccaagatatgagcgcctttgaggaagtcttggctttgcttatctacggattgtttttgttccctaacattaacgatttcgtcgacatcaacgcaattaagatcttcttaattggaaatccagttccaaccttgcttgcggatgcttatcactctgtgcattcaagaaacctgcagcgaggaggattaatcacatgctgcgtaccgttgttatacgaatggttcgtttcgcacctgccaaagtctagcactttctggaacatgagggatggcctttactggtcacagaaaatcatgtctctcactcatacagacattgattggtgtagtcctgacaacgacgaaaccaagatcattttcagttgcggaagttttcccaacgtaccccttattggaactaagggaggaatcagttacaatccagctttagcccgtcgtcaatacggctatcccatgaaaaatattccaagtaacatccaattggagggtctgttcttcaagaacattgacgatcatggcaacatgctgaaggaagaaattgtccaagcctggcgtcttgttcacagcaaagggagaagattgttaggaaaacatctttgcatctccctggatccttaccttcaatgggtacgcgtcagggcattcaagctctggatgccatatcaacatcaagaacctattcccctaagggaaccaatttaccttttctccaccgatgttgaaaaactgcaagcggcattaaacaaggtatgccaagaaaggaatgcttggaggaacaagtatcgaattgtcaacacggaaaatgttgagattcaaaacatcctaagaaggaaggatgagttacttgaagtactcgatcgacaagtaacacaatcgtcactttctcatcatatccctcctgcttcctggatcatcgatcagctcacgtcagaaaacgctcagctcaagaaacagaagaagatgttagaacgtgaagtcggctcatcatcaaagttttag